Proteins from a genomic interval of Sander vitreus isolate 19-12246 chromosome 6, sanVit1, whole genome shotgun sequence:
- the rorc gene encoding nuclear receptor ROR-alpha A isoform X2 — MEYEEPDVPPADNPIKRAQIEVIPCKICGDKSSGVHYGVITCEGCKGFFRRSQLPTVSYSCSRQNNCQIDRASRNRCQHCRLQKCLDQGMSRDAVKFGRMSKRQRDSLIAEVERHRQQQQQQQQLQGDAQSLLSFPTKARQDCSPQLLQPMASAYSFTGGSELLSYTADVHPYLVCSPNETQVSGMIYRGSGVSPTSRSQGRGDNSGHPDIREFDSRQPSHDLVAIHPYNPLEDPYSLYPHSLRNIDELCASIVRSHRETSKYRAEELQALRWKLFSREEIQAYQSKSVDDMWQHCAIRLTDAVQYVVEFAKHIPGFRMLSQNDQIALLKTGSMEVVLVRMSRFFNTENNTVFFDGKFAGAEVFKSLACGDLITAVFDFAHGMCALKLTDQQIALFSALVLINTDRPCLEDRGKVQRVQRSVEFGLTHILHRDNQESLMHKLYQRMAVLRSLCSLHMEKLRWFSQRYPLTAHSLFPPLYKELFASEAELLPGTIH; from the exons CTCAAATTGAAGTTATCCCGTGTAAAATCTGCGGTGATAAATCCTCTGGAGTGCATTATGGAGTCATCACTTGTGAGGGCTGCAAG GGATTTTTCCGGCGTAGCCAGCTGCCTACTGTATCGTACTCCTGCTCCAGGCAGAACAACTGTCAGATCGACCGGGCCAGCCGCAACCGCTGCCAACACTGCCGCTTGCAGAAGTGCTTAGACCAGGGCATGAGCAGAGATg CGGTGAAGTTCGGACGGATGTCAAAACGTCAGCGGGACTCTCTGATTGCTGAAGTGGAGAGGCAccgacaacagcagcagcagcagcagcaacttcAGGGAGACGCCCAGTCTCTCTTGTCCTTCCCCACCAAGGCTCGTCAAGACTGCTCCCCACAGCTCCTTCAGCCCATGGCCTCAGCCTACTCCTTCACCGGGGGGTCCGAGCTGCTGTCCTACACCGCTGATGTTCACCCTTATTTGGTGTGCTCCCCGAACGAGACACAGGTGTCGGGTATGATCTACCGAGGCTCAGGTGTGTCTCCCACATCGAGATCCCAGGGGAGGGGGGACAACAGCGGACACCCTGACATAAGAG AATTTGACTCCAGACAGCCATCTCATGATCTGGTGGCGATTCATCCCTACAATCCTCTGGAGGATCCTTACAGCCTCTATCCTCACTCTCTGAGAAACATAG ATGAGCTGTGTGCCAGCATTGTGCGTTCCCACAGAGAGACCAGCAAGTACAGAGCGGAGGAGCTGCAGGCTCTCAGATGGAAACTGTTTAGCAGAGAGGAGATCCAAGCCTACCAGAGCAAA TCGGTGGATGATATGTGGCAGCACTGCGCCATCCGACTGACTGATGCCGTGCAGTATGTTGTGGAGTTCGCAAAACACATCCCAGGCTTCCGTATGCTCAGCCAGAACGACCAGATTGCTCTCCTGAAGACTG GCTCCATGGAGGTGGTTTTGGTCAGGATGAGCCGCTTCTTCAACACAGAGAACAACACCGTCTTCTTCGATGGAAAATTTGCTGGAGCTGAAGTCTTCAAGTCTTTGG CATGTGGTGATTTAATCACAGCAGTGTTTGACTTTGCTCACGGTATGTGTGCTCTAAAGCTCACCGATCAGCAGATCGCTCTCTTCAGTGCTCTGGTGCTGATCAACACAG ATCGTCCATGTTTGGAGGACAGAGGCAAAGTTCAGCGAGTGCAAAGAAGCGTGGAGTTTGGACTCACACACATTCTACACCGAGACAACCAAGAAAGTCTAATGCACAAG TTGTACCAGAGGATGGCAGTGTTGCGTTCACTGTGCAGTCTGCACATGGAGAAGCTGCGCTGGTTCAGTCAGCGTTACCCGCTCACTGCTCACTCTCTTTTCCCTCCACTCTACAAGGAGCTGTTCGCCTCCGAGGCAGAGCTGCTGCCGGGAACCATTCACTGA
- the rorc gene encoding nuclear receptor ROR-beta isoform X1 has product MEYEEPDVPPADNPIKRGGAVFKKTHLTQIEVIPCKICGDKSSGVHYGVITCEGCKGFFRRSQLPTVSYSCSRQNNCQIDRASRNRCQHCRLQKCLDQGMSRDAVKFGRMSKRQRDSLIAEVERHRQQQQQQQQLQGDAQSLLSFPTKARQDCSPQLLQPMASAYSFTGGSELLSYTADVHPYLVCSPNETQVSGMIYRGSGVSPTSRSQGRGDNSGHPDIREFDSRQPSHDLVAIHPYNPLEDPYSLYPHSLRNIDELCASIVRSHRETSKYRAEELQALRWKLFSREEIQAYQSKSVDDMWQHCAIRLTDAVQYVVEFAKHIPGFRMLSQNDQIALLKTGSMEVVLVRMSRFFNTENNTVFFDGKFAGAEVFKSLACGDLITAVFDFAHGMCALKLTDQQIALFSALVLINTDRPCLEDRGKVQRVQRSVEFGLTHILHRDNQESLMHKLYQRMAVLRSLCSLHMEKLRWFSQRYPLTAHSLFPPLYKELFASEAELLPGTIH; this is encoded by the exons CTCAAATTGAAGTTATCCCGTGTAAAATCTGCGGTGATAAATCCTCTGGAGTGCATTATGGAGTCATCACTTGTGAGGGCTGCAAG GGATTTTTCCGGCGTAGCCAGCTGCCTACTGTATCGTACTCCTGCTCCAGGCAGAACAACTGTCAGATCGACCGGGCCAGCCGCAACCGCTGCCAACACTGCCGCTTGCAGAAGTGCTTAGACCAGGGCATGAGCAGAGATg CGGTGAAGTTCGGACGGATGTCAAAACGTCAGCGGGACTCTCTGATTGCTGAAGTGGAGAGGCAccgacaacagcagcagcagcagcagcaacttcAGGGAGACGCCCAGTCTCTCTTGTCCTTCCCCACCAAGGCTCGTCAAGACTGCTCCCCACAGCTCCTTCAGCCCATGGCCTCAGCCTACTCCTTCACCGGGGGGTCCGAGCTGCTGTCCTACACCGCTGATGTTCACCCTTATTTGGTGTGCTCCCCGAACGAGACACAGGTGTCGGGTATGATCTACCGAGGCTCAGGTGTGTCTCCCACATCGAGATCCCAGGGGAGGGGGGACAACAGCGGACACCCTGACATAAGAG AATTTGACTCCAGACAGCCATCTCATGATCTGGTGGCGATTCATCCCTACAATCCTCTGGAGGATCCTTACAGCCTCTATCCTCACTCTCTGAGAAACATAG ATGAGCTGTGTGCCAGCATTGTGCGTTCCCACAGAGAGACCAGCAAGTACAGAGCGGAGGAGCTGCAGGCTCTCAGATGGAAACTGTTTAGCAGAGAGGAGATCCAAGCCTACCAGAGCAAA TCGGTGGATGATATGTGGCAGCACTGCGCCATCCGACTGACTGATGCCGTGCAGTATGTTGTGGAGTTCGCAAAACACATCCCAGGCTTCCGTATGCTCAGCCAGAACGACCAGATTGCTCTCCTGAAGACTG GCTCCATGGAGGTGGTTTTGGTCAGGATGAGCCGCTTCTTCAACACAGAGAACAACACCGTCTTCTTCGATGGAAAATTTGCTGGAGCTGAAGTCTTCAAGTCTTTGG CATGTGGTGATTTAATCACAGCAGTGTTTGACTTTGCTCACGGTATGTGTGCTCTAAAGCTCACCGATCAGCAGATCGCTCTCTTCAGTGCTCTGGTGCTGATCAACACAG ATCGTCCATGTTTGGAGGACAGAGGCAAAGTTCAGCGAGTGCAAAGAAGCGTGGAGTTTGGACTCACACACATTCTACACCGAGACAACCAAGAAAGTCTAATGCACAAG TTGTACCAGAGGATGGCAGTGTTGCGTTCACTGTGCAGTCTGCACATGGAGAAGCTGCGCTGGTTCAGTCAGCGTTACCCGCTCACTGCTCACTCTCTTTTCCCTCCACTCTACAAGGAGCTGTTCGCCTCCGAGGCAGAGCTGCTGCCGGGAACCATTCACTGA
- the rorc gene encoding nuclear receptor ROR-alpha A isoform X3: MMRAQIEVIPCKICGDKSSGVHYGVITCEGCKGFFRRSQLPTVSYSCSRQNNCQIDRASRNRCQHCRLQKCLDQGMSRDAVKFGRMSKRQRDSLIAEVERHRQQQQQQQQLQGDAQSLLSFPTKARQDCSPQLLQPMASAYSFTGGSELLSYTADVHPYLVCSPNETQVSGMIYRGSGVSPTSRSQGRGDNSGHPDIREFDSRQPSHDLVAIHPYNPLEDPYSLYPHSLRNIDELCASIVRSHRETSKYRAEELQALRWKLFSREEIQAYQSKSVDDMWQHCAIRLTDAVQYVVEFAKHIPGFRMLSQNDQIALLKTGSMEVVLVRMSRFFNTENNTVFFDGKFAGAEVFKSLACGDLITAVFDFAHGMCALKLTDQQIALFSALVLINTDRPCLEDRGKVQRVQRSVEFGLTHILHRDNQESLMHKLYQRMAVLRSLCSLHMEKLRWFSQRYPLTAHSLFPPLYKELFASEAELLPGTIH, translated from the exons ATGATGCGAG CTCAAATTGAAGTTATCCCGTGTAAAATCTGCGGTGATAAATCCTCTGGAGTGCATTATGGAGTCATCACTTGTGAGGGCTGCAAG GGATTTTTCCGGCGTAGCCAGCTGCCTACTGTATCGTACTCCTGCTCCAGGCAGAACAACTGTCAGATCGACCGGGCCAGCCGCAACCGCTGCCAACACTGCCGCTTGCAGAAGTGCTTAGACCAGGGCATGAGCAGAGATg CGGTGAAGTTCGGACGGATGTCAAAACGTCAGCGGGACTCTCTGATTGCTGAAGTGGAGAGGCAccgacaacagcagcagcagcagcagcaacttcAGGGAGACGCCCAGTCTCTCTTGTCCTTCCCCACCAAGGCTCGTCAAGACTGCTCCCCACAGCTCCTTCAGCCCATGGCCTCAGCCTACTCCTTCACCGGGGGGTCCGAGCTGCTGTCCTACACCGCTGATGTTCACCCTTATTTGGTGTGCTCCCCGAACGAGACACAGGTGTCGGGTATGATCTACCGAGGCTCAGGTGTGTCTCCCACATCGAGATCCCAGGGGAGGGGGGACAACAGCGGACACCCTGACATAAGAG AATTTGACTCCAGACAGCCATCTCATGATCTGGTGGCGATTCATCCCTACAATCCTCTGGAGGATCCTTACAGCCTCTATCCTCACTCTCTGAGAAACATAG ATGAGCTGTGTGCCAGCATTGTGCGTTCCCACAGAGAGACCAGCAAGTACAGAGCGGAGGAGCTGCAGGCTCTCAGATGGAAACTGTTTAGCAGAGAGGAGATCCAAGCCTACCAGAGCAAA TCGGTGGATGATATGTGGCAGCACTGCGCCATCCGACTGACTGATGCCGTGCAGTATGTTGTGGAGTTCGCAAAACACATCCCAGGCTTCCGTATGCTCAGCCAGAACGACCAGATTGCTCTCCTGAAGACTG GCTCCATGGAGGTGGTTTTGGTCAGGATGAGCCGCTTCTTCAACACAGAGAACAACACCGTCTTCTTCGATGGAAAATTTGCTGGAGCTGAAGTCTTCAAGTCTTTGG CATGTGGTGATTTAATCACAGCAGTGTTTGACTTTGCTCACGGTATGTGTGCTCTAAAGCTCACCGATCAGCAGATCGCTCTCTTCAGTGCTCTGGTGCTGATCAACACAG ATCGTCCATGTTTGGAGGACAGAGGCAAAGTTCAGCGAGTGCAAAGAAGCGTGGAGTTTGGACTCACACACATTCTACACCGAGACAACCAAGAAAGTCTAATGCACAAG TTGTACCAGAGGATGGCAGTGTTGCGTTCACTGTGCAGTCTGCACATGGAGAAGCTGCGCTGGTTCAGTCAGCGTTACCCGCTCACTGCTCACTCTCTTTTCCCTCCACTCTACAAGGAGCTGTTCGCCTCCGAGGCAGAGCTGCTGCCGGGAACCATTCACTGA